Genomic segment of Syntrophorhabdaceae bacterium:
GTATTTGAAAGGTTCTCCGAGGCCGGGGGCATGCTCTTCCACAGCATCCCCCCCTTCCGTCTGCCGAAAGACGTGGTGAGAAAGCAGGTGAAGGCCCTGGAGAAGATGGGGATCGTCTTCAAGACGGGCGTAGAGGTGGGCAAAGATATCACCATGGCACAACTGACGAAAACCTTCGACACCATCTTTGTCGCGGGAGGGACCTGGAAGGCCCTGAAACTGGGCGTGCCGGGAGAGGACGGGGAGGGCGTCACCTACGCCCTCGATTACTTGAGGGTGATTAACTCGGGGAAGAAGGTAGATCTGGGCGCCCGGGTGATCGTCGTAGGCGGAGGCAGCGTGGCCGTGGATGCGGCACGGACCGCGAAACGGTCGGGGGCCGAGGAAGTGCGCCTCGTCTGCCTCGAATGCAGGGACCTTTCGTCGAAGGACAGGATGCTTGCCCTCGATAACGAAATCTTAGAGGCCGAGGAAGAAGGCATCATTATCCACGACTCTCTCGGAGTCAAAGAGATCGCACTGAAAGACGGCAAGGTAACGGGCCTCAATACGGTCAACTGTCTCTCGGTCCGGGAGCCGGACGGCTCGTTCAATCCCACACTGGATATGACCTGCACTGCCCTTGACCTCAGGGCCGACCATGTTATCGTCGCCATAGGCCAGGCCGTGGACCCCTCCCTGGTTCCCCAGGGCCTTTCCTTTTCGCCCCGGGGCACCGTCCACGTAGACGAATCAGGGGAGACGGGCCAGGCGGGAATCTATGGGGGCGGCGACATGGTGGCCGGGGCGGCGACCGTGATACAGGCTGTCGCATCTGCCAGGGATGGGGTCCGCTCCATGGAGCTGAAGCTCGGGACCGCGAAGGCAAGGCTGAAAGAGGCGGGGGCGGGCTTCAGTGACACCCGTCTCCGGGAGATCCCGCGGGCATACCTCGAAGAGCTGCCCGTCTCGATGCGGCAGAACAGGATCGACGTGGAGGATATGCCGGGACTCGGCAGTCGCGCCATAGAACAGGAGGCGGGCCGGTGTGTAAATTGCGGCTGTCTTGCCGTGGGTCCCTCCGATGTGGCGGTTGCCCTCGTTGCCCTGGACGCCCGCATCGTTACTACGAAGAAGAGCATGGCGGCCCGGGCATTCTTTAGCGCGAGTGCCACGAGCTCCACGGTTCTCGATAAAGACGAGCTGATAAAGGAGATACGGATTCCCAAGCCCGGGGCCGGCGTACGTCAGGTCTATGAGAAATTTACCCTGCGAAAACCGATTGATTTCGCCATCGTGAGCGTGGCGGCGGTCGTGACATTGAAAGACGGGGTCTGCGAAGACGCACGCATCGTGCTCGGCTCCGTGGCGCCGGAGCCCCTGAGGGCGAGGGCAGCAGAAAGCTATCTAAAAGGACGCAAGGTGGACGAGGCTTCGGCGGGGAAAGCGGCCGAGCTTGCCCTTGAAGGCGTACGGCCCCTCGCGATGAATCCTTATAAGATAGAGATCGCCCGGTCGCTGGTGAAAAAGGCCGTAATGGCCTGACCCACGATTGAGAAGCCCTTCCCGTTTCCTGACCGGGGACGGGGAAGGTTACGTGAAGGCAAATACGTGAGAGGGGAGTTTTCCCGGATTTTGTGGTTGCCGGGCAGATAGCCCGTGGGATGGGGAAAGGGGATATCGCTCCTTCGGCAAGGAGAGAAAAATAGAGGATTTAATTAGCTACTCCCGTTTTTTCTGAAGAGAGGGCGCGGCGGATGGCTTCGGCCAGTTCTGATTTCTTTACCGGCTTCAGGAGATAATCCTTTATACCGATCGCGAGCACGTCCTCCTGAGTGACTGTCTCGCTATGACCGGTGCAGAGGATGATGGGGATGTCTTTCCTCAGGGCAAAGAGTTTTTCTGCCAGCTCCATTCCCGTCATGAGGGGCATGGTCTGGTCGGTGATGACGAGATCGAAGGCTGAAGGATCGCCCGAAAAGATCTTCAGGGCCTGCATACTGTCGGTGGACGAAGTCACCTCATAGCCGAGCCGGGCGAGCACGGCTTCTCCCCATTCGATGATCAACTCCTCGTCGTCCACGAGAAGGATCCTTTCGCTTCCCTCAGGGCTGGGTATGGGGCTCACGGGCTCGGGCTCGATCTCCGGTCTTACTTTGGGAAGGAAGACGCGGAAAATCGAGCCGACCCCTGGCTCGCTCTCCACGCTCACCGCACCGCGGAGGTCCTTCACGATCCCGTATACTACGGCGAGCCCCATACCCGTGCCCTTGCCCACCTCTCTCGTGGTGTAGAAAGGCTCGAAGATTCTTTTCATAATATCGGGGGTCATACCGGTGCCCGTGTCCTTTACCGAAAGCTGAAGGTATTCTCCCGTCAGCACATCGGCGTCCAGAGGCGCGCTGTCCGGCAATAATTCGATATCGTTGAGAGAGATTTCGAGGCTCCCGCCCTTTGCCTGCATGGCGAGGGCCGCATTGGTGCTCAGGTTCATGAGGATCTGCTGGATCTCTCCGGGCGAAGCGACCACCGAATCGGCGGTAGTTGAAGTCCTGTAGGCAATCTCGATTGTGGAGGGGATGGAGGCCCTCAAGAGGTGGATCGTCTCCTGAATAATGGGCCCTAAGGATATGAGGCTCCTGCTCGTGTCCGATTTCCGGGAAAAGGCGAGGATCTGCCGCACCAGGTCCCGTCCCCTGTGGGCTGCTTTCAGCACGTGGCTCAAGGCCCGTTCCACATCAGGGCGGTCCCCCGAATCATCAGACGCGATCTCCGTAAAGCCGATGATGGCCGCGAGAATATTGTTGAAGTCATGGGCGATCCCGCCGGCGAGAGTGCCGATAGCCTCCATCTTATGGGCCTGGCGGAGCTGTTCTTCGACCCGCTTGCGCTCTTCCGACTCCTCGTGGAGGGCCTCGTAGGCATGGCTCAGCTCGAAGGTCCGTTCCTGCACCCTTTTTTCGAGGTCTTCATGGGCCTCTTTGAGCGCATCCTCCGCCTCGAATTTCGCCAGGGCCACCGCGAGATAGCCGGCCAGTCTCTCCCAAAAGCCGATCTGTTCAGGGGTAAATTTACCCCTTTGCGAATCATTCACCTGGAGAAGCCCCTTGGTTTCATCAGCGATCTTAATGGCGATCAGGGCGACCGATTCATATCCTTCGGTATTGCAGTGGTGGCGTATCGTCGCCGAGTCGCTGCCGGACCCCGTCAAATTCCGCACTTCGGTCGTTGAATTTGTCCAGAAGCTCCCGGCAGGGGAAAAGAATGGTTGCGACTGATCGAATCTCCCTTCGATCACCCTCCCGCACATGCATTCCATGACGGGACGGTCGTCATCGCCACAGAGGGGCTCCCCTTGGTGGGCCAACCCCACAAGGCTGTCTTCTTTGGCGAGGAATGACGCGGGAAAGCCATGGGCCTCATAATAGGGATAGTCGTCACCCCGGCGGAGCCTTATCGCTACCGCCTCGCACCCCGAATAATCCTGGAAGAACCGGATGGCGCTGCTCATGAGGTCCCGTTTGTCGGCACTCTCATTGATGAGGCGGAGAAATGCTACTGCCTTCTCCCGCTCTTCCTGGGCCTGGCGTCGCTCCGTAATATCGTGGATCACGGAAAAGAGCAAGGATTTCCCCTGGGCTTCGATGGGCGTTGAATAGGCATCCACCCAGCGGATGGTCCCGTCGGCAATACGGTGGGGGAAGATGAAATGGTCCCTCTCTCCCTTAAACGTCTTTTGCCGCTCTCCGGCCACCTCGACAGGCGAAAGCTGATTGATCTCCTGGATATGGAGTGCCTTCAGCTCATCGCGGGAATAGCCGTAAAATTCGGAAGCCGCCAAGTTGGCATCCACGATGAGACCCGTGTGGGGCTCGATGAGGAGCATGATAGCCTTATGGCGCTCGAACATGCTCCGGAAACGTTCCTCGCTTTCCTGCAGAGAGCTTAGGAGTGAATCGTTACGGACCAGCAGCTTCGCGAGCTTGATGTTGCTGTAGCTCAATTGGGAGAGGATCTGGGCGAGCTTCATGAGAAAGGACATGGCGCCGTCCACTGTTACGCGGGAAAGCCGCGGTACCGCTTCGAGGGCTCTTATATACTCTTCTTCCGGAAAACCGTAATGTTTGGCCTGAGATCTGAATACCTCGTAATCGGGAACCTCGTCTTCAAAGAAAAATTGGCCCAGAAAGGCGTTGCCCACATGCTGACCGCCTATTACAATAGGGGTCGCCATATCCCACATATGGTTCTCGCACTTATAGAGTTTCGCTTCTCCCAGGGCGACGCCTTCGGAAAGCCGTAAATCGCTCTCCAGGCAGTGAGCGTAGCTCTCCGGGTTCACCCGGTGAAATCTGGTGCAGATCTCCTGCCAACCCTTACCCACGATCACGTTGCCCTTCATGTCGATGATGGCCATCGCAATTCCTGCGAGGCTGTGGTAATCCTCCATAAGGGCATCGATAGCCTCATAATCGATGACATCGGAGAGCTCCAGGTCGCCGAGGTCTTCGTCCGGCTCGAGGATACTCTTCAGTTTCAGCCTGACCCGTTCCTCGCTCGCCCGTAACGCCTCCTCCGCCGACTTCCTTTGCGAAATGTCACGTGCATAGATCCGTGCCACCCCGAGGTCCGGGACAAGCTGAACGGTCTCGTCGAAGGCCCTGCCGTCAAAATAGACCTCCCGCGCGAGGGTGAGGGCGGTCGATCTATCCCAATCCCTCAGAATAGAGGCCATATCAAGGGGCAACAGGGGCCGGTAGTCTCCCCCCATTCCCGAGTCTTTGAGGAGCGATTCTGCAGCCGGATTCAGGTATACGGCTTCCCCGGCTATATCGAGCTCTATTATGGGATTCGGGTTGAGACCGGGGAACGACGCGAGGTGCCGGGTGCGGGCTTCCACCTTCCTTAGCTCGGTGATATCCGTATAGGTGACCACCACTCCCTCGATGCGGTTTCCCGCGGTCCTGTAAGGGAGGGTGGTGCGGACATACCGGGCCCCTTTTATCGCCAGCTCCCTTTTTACCGGGGTGAGGCTGTCGAGGACGGAGCGGGCGTCGGAAAGGAGGTCGGGGCCGAGATTCTCCTGGGACATATCGTGAATCAGGCGTCCCGTATCCCCGGGGATAAGAGTGGTGAGTCGCGCCATTGCGGGCGTGAACCGCTTGAGCCTCATCTGCTGGTCGAGAAAAATGGTTGGGATGCTCGTGCTCGTGAGAAAATTAGTGAGATCGTTGTTGGTCTCTTCCTGTTCCTCGATCTTCGTCTGGAGCTGCTGGTTGACGGTGGTCAGCTCCTCGTTGAGAGATTGAAGCTCTTCCCTTGAAGTTTCCAGCTCCTCGTTCGCCGCCTGCAGCTCTTCATTGGACGAGTTGAGCTCTTCATTCAGGCTCCGCAGCTGTTCAATATAGCTTTGGAGAGAATCCCTGGTGGAGGAAAGCTCATTCTCGAGCTGGTGCACCGCAGTCTCTTCGACCGTCCGGCAGTCGAGGGGGAGAGCTTCCATCTCATGGAGCGGAGCCCCTTTATCCCTAAAGGTGATGAGGAATACGGTCTCACGCACCCTTGAGATGCGGAGGGTGACTATTTTTGGTCGCTCCCTGTCGTCAGGGATGGACATGCGGATAGTGACCGGCTTTCCCTCATGGCTTGCCCGGTAAATCCCGCCCCGAAGCCTGTTCCTGACCCTTTCCGGGACGAGCTCCATGAGATTGCGGGTAGGCTCTCCCCTCGGCTGTCGCAGGTAACGGCTTGTGGGTCCGTTATGATAGAGTATGTCATAATTCTGGTTGATGGCTACTGCAATGGGGGCATGCTCCTCAATCAGGGTATCCTGGATTGCCTGGGTAATCGATTGCCGGTGGTCCTCGGACGGCTTATGCCTCAAGGGCGCTATGGCGCGCTCGGAGGCATAGGGCACGGAGAGAGACAACCTTGGGCTGCGCCTTTCATCGGTCTTCCGGTAGATGCGGCATTTCTTGTGGGCAAGGGAGACGAAAAGGCTGCTGTTCCTTCCGGGGGACTCCGCATTTCCGAGAAACAGAAAACCGTCCTTCTTCAGGGCATAATGGAAAAGAACGAGGCACTTCTCCTGGGCCTCCGGCTCAAGGTAGATAAGGAGATTGCGGCAGATGACGAGGTCGAGACGGGAGAAAGGGGGATCGCTCAGAAGGTCCTGCTTGGCAAAAACCACCATCTGCCGGATATCTTTATTTACGATGAGTGAAAGCTTATCGCTCGAAGAGGTGAAAAATTTTGAAATATATTCGGGCTGAACATCTGCGGTAACGGTAACGGGGTACACGCCGTCCCGTGCCCGCTCCAGGGCGCGCTCGTTGAGGTCCGTGGCGAAGACCTGGACCTCCCGGCCCTTTCCAACGAGGTCAAGCTCATGGCGGAGCAACATGGCGACCGAATAGGCCTCCTCACCCGTTGCGCACGCAGGGGTCCACACTCTTATGGGCGTGGACTCTTCCTGGGCAACAAACTTCCTCGTCACTTCGAGATGGAGCGCCTTCCATGCGAGACGGTCGCGGAAAAAGGACGTGACCCCGATCATGAGGTCCGACGCAACCTGGTCCGCCTCCGGAGAAGTTCGTTCGAGATATTCGAGATATGCATCGATCGAGGTGATGGCGTGGAGGTACATCCGCCTCCTGATCCTGCGAACCACCACGTTTCTCTTATAATGAGTGAAGCGACACCCGGTCCGCTCATAGACGAGCCGGAAGAGGGTCTCGAAATGACCGGTGGTCATAAGGTTTTCCGCCGGGAGGTGGACCATGCCGGATCTGTGGAATTTAAGTATTTCTCCCACCATCTCCTCAGGTGAGAAGACACCGTCCATTTGAGCGGTGTTGATCGCGGCAAGGGGCATATCGGGGTATTGGGCGGTGGCCGGGTCCTGGACGAAGACAGTGCCCCCCGCCTTGC
This window contains:
- a CDS encoding PocR ligand-binding domain-containing protein, which translates into the protein MTETAHHSSHAFPVVVIGASAGGLIAFERFLSALPEDFDFALIFMQHLSSKHKNLLPELLRNRVKRFRIEELVEGIKIVPGVLFLCPPALEVRIEENIGRVATRSKPHQHLPIDEFLSSLAHSIPERTIAAIFSGGGTDGARGIRTLRKAGGTVFVQDPATAQYPDMPLAAINTAQMDGVFSPEEMVGEILKFHRSGMVHLPAENLMTTGHFETLFRLVYERTGCRFTHYKRNVVVRRIRRRMYLHAITSIDAYLEYLERTSPEADQVASDLMIGVTSFFRDRLAWKALHLEVTRKFVAQEESTPIRVWTPACATGEEAYSVAMLLRHELDLVGKGREVQVFATDLNERALERARDGVYPVTVTADVQPEYISKFFTSSSDKLSLIVNKDIRQMVVFAKQDLLSDPPFSRLDLVICRNLLIYLEPEAQEKCLVLFHYALKKDGFLFLGNAESPGRNSSLFVSLAHKKCRIYRKTDERRSPRLSLSVPYASERAIAPLRHKPSEDHRQSITQAIQDTLIEEHAPIAVAINQNYDILYHNGPTSRYLRQPRGEPTRNLMELVPERVRNRLRGGIYRASHEGKPVTIRMSIPDDRERPKIVTLRISRVRETVFLITFRDKGAPLHEMEALPLDCRTVEETAVHQLENELSSTRDSLQSYIEQLRSLNEELNSSNEELQAANEELETSREELQSLNEELTTVNQQLQTKIEEQEETNNDLTNFLTSTSIPTIFLDQQMRLKRFTPAMARLTTLIPGDTGRLIHDMSQENLGPDLLSDARSVLDSLTPVKRELAIKGARYVRTTLPYRTAGNRIEGVVVTYTDITELRKVEARTRHLASFPGLNPNPIIELDIAGEAVYLNPAAESLLKDSGMGGDYRPLLPLDMASILRDWDRSTALTLAREVYFDGRAFDETVQLVPDLGVARIYARDISQRKSAEEALRASEERVRLKLKSILEPDEDLGDLELSDVIDYEAIDALMEDYHSLAGIAMAIIDMKGNVIVGKGWQEICTRFHRVNPESYAHCLESDLRLSEGVALGEAKLYKCENHMWDMATPIVIGGQHVGNAFLGQFFFEDEVPDYEVFRSQAKHYGFPEEEYIRALEAVPRLSRVTVDGAMSFLMKLAQILSQLSYSNIKLAKLLVRNDSLLSSLQESEERFRSMFERHKAIMLLIEPHTGLIVDANLAASEFYGYSRDELKALHIQEINQLSPVEVAGERQKTFKGERDHFIFPHRIADGTIRWVDAYSTPIEAQGKSLLFSVIHDITERRQAQEEREKAVAFLRLINESADKRDLMSSAIRFFQDYSGCEAVAIRLRRGDDYPYYEAHGFPASFLAKEDSLVGLAHQGEPLCGDDDRPVMECMCGRVIEGRFDQSQPFFSPAGSFWTNSTTEVRNLTGSGSDSATIRHHCNTEGYESVALIAIKIADETKGLLQVNDSQRGKFTPEQIGFWERLAGYLAVALAKFEAEDALKEAHEDLEKRVQERTFELSHAYEALHEESEERKRVEEQLRQAHKMEAIGTLAGGIAHDFNNILAAIIGFTEIASDDSGDRPDVERALSHVLKAAHRGRDLVRQILAFSRKSDTSRSLISLGPIIQETIHLLRASIPSTIEIAYRTSTTADSVVASPGEIQQILMNLSTNAALAMQAKGGSLEISLNDIELLPDSAPLDADVLTGEYLQLSVKDTGTGMTPDIMKRIFEPFYTTREVGKGTGMGLAVVYGIVKDLRGAVSVESEPGVGSIFRVFLPKVRPEIEPEPVSPIPSPEGSERILLVDDEELIIEWGEAVLARLGYEVTSSTDSMQALKIFSGDPSAFDLVITDQTMPLMTGMELAEKLFALRKDIPIILCTGHSETVTQEDVLAIGIKDYLLKPVKKSELAEAIRRALSSEKTGVAN
- a CDS encoding FAD-dependent oxidoreductase, with the translated sequence VFERFSEAGGMLFHSIPPFRLPKDVVRKQVKALEKMGIVFKTGVEVGKDITMAQLTKTFDTIFVAGGTWKALKLGVPGEDGEGVTYALDYLRVINSGKKVDLGARVIVVGGGSVAVDAARTAKRSGAEEVRLVCLECRDLSSKDRMLALDNEILEAEEEGIIIHDSLGVKEIALKDGKVTGLNTVNCLSVREPDGSFNPTLDMTCTALDLRADHVIVAIGQAVDPSLVPQGLSFSPRGTVHVDESGETGQAGIYGGGDMVAGAATVIQAVASARDGVRSMELKLGTAKARLKEAGAGFSDTRLREIPRAYLEELPVSMRQNRIDVEDMPGLGSRAIEQEAGRCVNCGCLAVGPSDVAVALVALDARIVTTKKSMAARAFFSASATSSTVLDKDELIKEIRIPKPGAGVRQVYEKFTLRKPIDFAIVSVAAVVTLKDGVCEDARIVLGSVAPEPLRARAAESYLKGRKVDEASAGKAAELALEGVRPLAMNPYKIEIARSLVKKAVMA